A window from Cryptomeria japonica chromosome 1, Sugi_1.0, whole genome shotgun sequence encodes these proteins:
- the LOC131856465 gene encoding uncharacterized protein LOC131856465 — MEIEGMETTHEDTNLDSEVLYIMNIYTQEVNIAFDKESSEKSDVATEPLVEDTIVETNVEDIVEDIERSEQQTEQTTDTRKADTIGIHIDVSTEQPTSNETEKPTESLPVDSTEAPLEKLAETHTEK; from the coding sequence ATGGAAATAGAgggtatggagacaacacatgaagatacaaatcttgattctgaAGTGTTGTACATAATGAATATCTACACACAGGAAGTAAACATTGCGTttgataaggaatcaagtgagaaaagcgatgtggcaactgagccattgGTAGAAGACACAATcgttgaaacaaatgttgaagatatAGTTGAAGACATTGAAAggagtgagcaacaaactgaacagaCAACGGATACAAGAAAGGCAGATACCATAGGTATACATATtgatgtatctactgagcaacCGACATCTAATgagactgaaaaacctactgagtcaCTGCCAGTAGACAGTACTGAGGCACCATTAGAGAAACTAGCAGAGACACacacagagaaatag